One Aphidius gifuensis isolate YNYX2018 linkage group LG5, ASM1490517v1, whole genome shotgun sequence genomic region harbors:
- the LOC122858025 gene encoding uncharacterized protein LOC122858025 isoform X5 translates to MLTSHPEMHEKRDGIGRSQYGSVVDSNDSGGCASMDDKTDQQPSTIQRNTCDPSISAKKLPKKRKFDPSELEEMDKTSNVVINVGQNNTIVHHTLPIVSINQSQQHSPHYHHSVNHHSHQPPQQQQQLHHHYHHLHHQPAQQQQQPMHIQEQEEEQIEKHEPQQPPPPSQQQKQTLADCYESPHDHNIGHLPPQSSAVNYSLRDELPRSNNSHILTTNDTSMSIDLSEWRDHRVLALRESRYYPGVIRSASNGEICIEFDGDNQLVRYTDVLGAGKYDIIGDSSPSVGQVSLDAKVCVKCPTTIGHHDSMKNVFIQGIVCKILTKPSRFVVNIIRDDKSENCTIKRADLRLIQPPWFDELEEGLEDEQMRVDYVGDHSEYRNSLVEASPSGQIIQHHQTPHMSSHNDSTEYYSTADTSPLVGMNNPVHPTSTAMSNGSRPYDDLESEDDLDREDITFPSDAGSSKRSSMQSRGSTSSLVEQRSITPRSQAATPRSQAATPHKYKKGDVVATPNGIRKKFNGKQWRRLCSKEGCSKESQRRGYCSRHLSLKGTGLRGPTGTFSNVGGEETSRDSDTSPNYGDRRMTGRFDQEETEAANMLVSLGSSRSATPAFSSPTAHSSISPCINQSPVPPLGLNQNNVFMPISSPAHHASASLISPGPKWKHSPTQPIFTIQYQQQVIKPEPNRMVRTNRPTNQQQQQQQQQSVGSVPASIGTSVIRISPIGRGISALAWSDQSPPSVVRHPSVVTSMAQQREQQREQQPGIILQHALTTNHQVVDDKTSQHIKPSNSPHIPVSNQPPQNLSFKTQELPVDYAQQNQVQSQPIYIMHTQPLQKLQSITIQQQQQQQQQQQQQQQQTQPVQQIDKKYFVIKNGTDMPPTLHITSGHDDKLYRTNTMNHLGSIQQLQQAPQCQPPPPPPPPPPPPPPPPPAQQQQQQQQQQQQQHQQQNQQQQQPQQQQQHQQQNQQQHQQQNQQQQQQQQSTESTAHTDKLSILPQTNKIGIHSSGIHVDLGRNLQTISTSIVMPSSTTITNVTAPTSVFQHVIVQPSHLVKVTEAPSFRDDITKSNGVVYGNSEISTVYQPHPPPLLNNSARNWKKAYSYQTTVMDQMEVSPPPSALSPPLSAPPIPLSIPNSVTEQPRQITTTNEPGPGSDPITPAEEDDDDVFEPEPILPIEHEASSSKRRSQSLSALHSKDPQSPLKTKDRIRRPMNAFMIFSKRHRAVVHQRHPNQDNRTVSKILGEWWYALKPEEKQKYHDLAAEVKEAHFRAHPDWKWCSKDRRKSSNTSCKGNEPRGKLNSTGEETDMGPPSDDIPLTPRASDEIYVPVAAVYNNDTSSIADSTNQHITAQTTTTTTTATTTTTTTTTSTATTTTTTTTTASSTTSSSSSTATSTTTLQAMDTTTSDLSIKQEDDTTASDDEQQMVICEDTQQDNESIEKESVKMTEIQETDKHDDDKEEKTFGQCRDRYSPVSGHNIKIDITCRPKPIKALIPTSTIETTTKYHHVSMDKGGGTVSVLSTYPYHSPVNPTGVSGFQPKGGAFITMPVSPKIVKPEPIKIDQKQQQQQQQQQQQQQQHHQQQQQQQQQQYNTQYNVNNLVTNENGRNISKFTTASVLHSIGTKPMMAVLKQQPLPSPTSTYRTTATSDGHYQASPITLTLLDNDLVAVSKHHQQQQQQQQQQQQQQQGNQYICSTTQHQRMFIPNFQIPICESGNRNVTTMQNFISNNKPDTPSVIVAKTYSVSNSNPSTPSYRGHSIGHSIARIAELEKNNDNTAVSNHVQFYNNNNNNNNNNNSSNNNNNNNVKSDQSRNNIDNGNSILLSISNNNDKQHKPPLTPRTPQTPHRNDQNSMEHSTNYSNEDTTTVRASDINQTKGPFMLAPTPAQLGRAPLQRRQSQAITPTSNVADHATNQHFDNHGQNNTSNVEQRQQVQQQNQSQHHQQQQQQQQQQQQQQQQQQQKQQNNENMTLQSPLTKKGSFFKKNVEDGMDRVLEQVNFQEKFSSLPEFKPDDIQSPSAISINTPAGPSTHTPSSVGLHTSNVTSSLQSYRKKTGQSSHRSTLNEEDNETDVSATPKSATSVKLTGNTFFGPDFNVDAFRLNADIGNEAEANSPRTPKTPSGGNNSNCGGTSGGGGGNGVNSSRTEHERGPRKVLEQRRQLVMMLFQEHGYFPTTQATSFFQTKHSDIFPHKTSLQLKIREVRQKLMANPTPMSASNLVSPLPAAEPSPSVTGPLTAPPTSMGAPPSLPVSSSGS, encoded by the exons ATGCTGACCTCACATCCCGAAATGCATGAAAAACGTGATGGAATTGGCAGAAGCCAATATGGAAGTGTTGTTGATAGTAATGACAGTGGTGGCTGTGCCAGCATGGATGACAAAACTGATCAACAACCTTCAACAATTCAACGTAATACATGTGATCCATCAATTAGTGCTAAAAAACTTccaaagaaaagaaaatttgatcCATCTGAACTTGAAGAGATGGACAAAACTAGTAATGTTGTTATAAATGTTGgacaaaataatacaattgtacATCATACATTACCAATTGtatcaataaatcaatcacAACAACATTCTcctcattatcatcattcagTAAATCATCATTCCCATCAACCAccacagcaacagcaacaacttcatcatcattatcatcatttgcaTCATCAACCagctcaacaacaacaacaaccaatgCATATACAAGAACAGGAAGAAgaacaaatagaaaaacatgaaCCTCAACAACCTCCACCACCatcacaacaacaaaaacaaacattGGCCGATTGTTATGAATCACCACATGATCATAACATCGGTCATTTACCTCCTCAAAGTTCAGCTGTGAATTATTCATTACGTGATGAATTACCAAGATCAAATAATTCACatatattaacaacaaatgatACATCAATGTCAATTGATTTAAGTGAATGGCGTGATCATCGTGTATTAGCTTTACGTGAATCACGTTATTATCCTGGTGTTATTAGAAGTGCTTCAAATGGTGAAATATGTATTGAATTTGATGGTGATAATCAATTAGTGAGATATACTGATGTACTTGGTGCTGGTAAATATGATATTATTGGTGATTCAAGTCCATCAGTTGGACAAGTATCATTAGATGCTAAAGTTTGTGTTAAATGTCCAACAACAATTGGACATCATGACTCtatgaaaaatgtatttatacaGGGAATTGTGTgcaaaatattaacaaaaccAAGTcgttttgttgttaatattatacGTGATGATAAAAGTGAAAATTGTACAATTAAAAGAGCTGATTTACGGCTCATTCAACCACCATGGTTTGATGAATTAGAAGAAGGATTAGAAGATGAACAAATGCGAGTTGATTATGTTGgtg ATCATAGCGAATATAGAAATTCATTGGTTGAAGCTTCACCATCAggacaaattattcaacatcatcaaacaCCACATATGTCATCGCACAATGACTCAACCGAGTATTACAGTACAGCTGATACAAGTCCTTTGGTAGGAATGAATAATCCAGTACATCCTACATCCACTGCAATGAGCAATGGTAGTCGTCCTTATGATGATCTTGAAAGTGAAGATGATCTTGACAGAGAAGATATAACATTCCCCTCTGATGCag GAAGCAGTAAAAGAAGTAGTATGCAAAGTCGAGGAAGTACAAGCAGTTTAGTTGAACAACGTAGTATAACTCCACGTTCTCAAGCTGCAACACCCag atctCAGGCAGCAACGccacataaatataaaaaaggtgATGTAGTAGCAACACCAAATggcattagaaaaaaatttaatggtaAACAATGGCGTCGTTTATGTAGTAAAGAAGGTTGCTCAAAAGAAAGTCAAAGACGTGGTTATTGTTCACGTCATTTGAGTCTTAAAGGTACTGGTTTACGTGGACCAACTGGTACATTTAGTAATGTTGGTGGTGAAGAAACATCAAGAGATTCTGATACATCACCAAATTATGGTGATCGTCGTATGACAGGACGTTTTGATCAAGAAGAAACTGAAGCAGCAAATATGCTAGTATCATTAGGTAGTTCACGTTCAGCTACACCAGCATTTTCATCACCAACAGCTCATTCTTCCATATCACCATGTATTAATCAATCACCAGTACCACCACTTggtttaaatcaaaataatgtatttatgCCAATATCAAGTCCTGCACATCATGCCTCAGCTTCTCTCATATCACCTGGTCCAAAATGGAAACATTCACCAACTCAACCAATTTTTACAAtacaatatcaacaacaagttATTAAACCAGAACCAAATAGAATGGTGAGAACAAATAGACCAACaaatcaacagcaacaacaacaacaacaacaatcagtTGGATCTGTACCAGCAAGTATTGGTACAAGTGTCATTAGAATATCACCAATTGGTCGTGGAATTTCAGCACTTGCATGGTCTGATCAAAGTCCACCATCAGTAGTTAGACATCCATCAGTTGTTACATCAATGGCACAACAAAGAGAACAACAACGTGAACAACAACCAGGGATAATATTACAACATGCACTTACAACAAATCATCAAGTAGTTGATGATAAAACTTCACAACATATAAAACCTTCAAATTCACCTCATATACCTGTATCAAATCAACCACCACaaaatttaagttttaaaaCACAAGAATTACCGGTCGACTATGCACAACAAAATCAAGTACAAAGCCAACCAATTTATATTATGCATACTCAACCATtgcaaaaattacaaagtatcacaattcaacaacaacaacaacaacaacagcaacaacaacaacagcaacaacaaacaCAACCAGTtcaacaaattgataaaaaatattttgtaataaaaaatggtaCTGATATGCCACCAACTTTACATATAACAAGTGgtcatgatgataaattatataggACAAATACAATGAATCATCTTGGATCGATTCAGCAATTACAACAAGCACCTCAATGTCAgccacctccaccaccacctcctCCTCCACCACCGCCACCACCTCCTCCACCAgcacaacagcaacaacaacaacaacaacagcaacaacaacagcatcaacaacaaaatcaacagcaacagcagccacaacagcaacagcaacatcaacaacaaaatcaacagcaacatcaacaacaaaatcaacagcaacaacaacagcaacaatcaACAGAATCCACTGCTCATAccgataaattatcaattttaccacaaacaaataaaattggtaTTCATTCATCAGGAATTCATGTTGATTTAGGaagaaatttacaaacaatttCAACTAGTATTGTTATGCCATCATCTACAACAATTACAAATGTAACAGCTCCAACAAGTGTCTTTCAGCATGTTATAGTACAACCCAGTCATCTTGTTAAAGTCACTGAGGCTCCATCATTTCGTGATGATATTACTAAAAGCAATGGAGTTGTtt atGGCAATTCTGAAATTTCAACTGTTTATCAACCTCATCCTCCACCATTGCTCAACAATTCAGCACGTAATTGGAAAAAAg CTTATTCCTACCAGACAACAGTAATGGACCAGATGGAGGTAAGTCCTCCACCATCTGCATTGAGTCCACCATTGAGTGCTCCACCGATACCATTGAGTATCCCAAATTCAGTAACTGAACAACCTAgacaaataacaacaacaaatgaacCTGGCCCAGGATCAGATCCAATAACACCTgctgaagaagatgatgatgatgtttttgAGCCTGAACCAATATTACCAATCGAACATGAGGCCAGTTCAAGTAAACGAAGAAGTCAATCACTCAGTGCATTACACTCAAAAGATCCTCAAAGTCCACTCAAg ACCAAGGATCGTATACGTCGACCAATGAATGCGTTTATGATATTTTCAAAACGTCATCGTGCTGTTGTACATCAACGTCATCCAAATCAGGACAATCGTACTGTATCAAAAATACTTGGTGAATGGTGGTATGCATTGAAGCctgaagaaaaacaaaaatatcatgatCTTGCTGCAGAAGTTAAAGAAGCACATTTTAGAGCACATCCAGACTGGAAATGGTGCAGTAAAGATAGaagaaaatcatcaaatacaaGTTGTAAAGGTAATGAACCACGTGGAAAACTAAATAGTACAGGAGAAGAGACAGATATGGGACCACCAAGTGATGATATACCTTTAACACCTCGTGCTTCTGATGAAATATATGTACCTGTAGCTGcagtttataataatgatacatcAAGTATTGCTGATAGTACTAATCAACATATAACAgcacaaacaacaacaacgacgacgacagcaacaacaacgacaacaacgACGACGACGTCAACAgcaacgacaacaacaacaacaacaacaacagcatcatcaacaacatcatcatcatcatcaacagcaacatcaacaacaacattacaAGCAATGGATACAACAACTTCTGATTTGTCTATTAAACAAGAAGATGACACAACTGCCTCGGATGATGAACAACAAATGGTTATTTGTGAAGATACTCAACAAGATAACGAATCTATAGAAAAAGAAAGTGTTAAAATGACAGAGATACAAGAGACTGATAAACacgatgatgataaagaagaaaaaacttTTGGACAATGTCGAGATAGATATTCACCAGTAAGTGgacataatataaaaattgatataactTGTCGTCCAAAACCAATTAAAGCATTAATTCCAACAAGTACaattgaaacaacaacaaaatatcatcATGTGTCAATGGATAAAGGTGGTGGTACTGTTTCTGTATTATCAACTTATCCTTATCATAGTCCAGTTAATCCAACTGGCGTATCTGGTTTTCAGCCAAAAGGTGGTGCATTTATTACCATGCCAGTTTCACCAAAAATTGTCAAACCTGAACctataaaaattgatcaaaaacaacagcagcaacaacagcaacaacaacaacaacaacaacaacatcatcagcaacaacaacagcagcaacaacaacaatacaatacacaatataatgttaataatttagtgACTAATGAAAATGGTagaaatatatcaaaatttacaaCAGCATCGGTGCTACATTCAATTGGTACAAAACCGATGATGGCTGTATTAAAACAACAACCATTACCATCACCAACATCTACATATAgaacaacagcaacatcagATGGTCACTATCAAGCTTCACCAATAACTTTGACATTACTTGATAATGATTTAGTTGCTGTTTCAaagcatcatcaacaacagcaacaacagcaacagcaacagcaacaacaacaacaaggtaatcaatatatttgttCAACAACACAACATCAAAGAATGTTTATACCAAATTTTCAAATACCAATATGTGAAAGTGGTAATCGTAATGTTACAACAatgcaaaattttatatcaaataataaacctGATACTCCAAGTGTTATTGTTGCAAAAACATATTCAGTATCAAATTCAAATCCAAGTACACCAAGTTATCGGGGTCATTCAATTGGTCATTCAATTGCTAGAATTgctgaattagaaaaaaataatgataatacagCTGTTTCAAATCATGTACAAttttataacaacaacaacaataataataacaacaacaatagtagcaataataataataacaacaatgttAAATCAGATCaatcaagaaataatattgataatggtaATAGTAttcttttatcaatatcaaataataatgataaacaacATAAACCACCATTAACACCACGCACACCACAGACACCTCATCGAAATGATCAAAATAGCATGGAACATTcaacaaattattcaaatgagGATACAACAACAGTCAGGGCAAGTGATATTAATCAAACAAAAGGACCATTTATGCTTGCACCAACACCTGCACAACTTGGTCGTGCACCATTACAAAGAAGACAATCACAAGCAATAACTCCAACGTCAAATGTGGCTGATCATGCAACGAATCAACATTTTGACAATCATGGACAAAATAATACGTCAAATGTCGAACAACGTCAACAggtacaacaacaaaatcaatcacaacatcatcagcaacagcaacaacaacaacaacaacaacaacaacaacaacaacaacaacaacaaaaacaacaaaataatgaaaatatgacTTTACAATCACCATTAACGAAAAAAGGttcttttttcaagaaaaatgtTGAAGATGGAATGGAcag AGTTCTTGAACAAgttaattttcaagaaaaattttcatcgttACCTGAATTTAAACCTGACGATATCCAAAGTCCAAGTGCAATAAGTATAAATACACCAGCTGGTCCTTCTACACATACACCAAGCTCTGTTGGTTTGCATACGTCAAATGTAACATCAAGCCTTCAaagttatagaaaaaaaacaggaCAAAGTTCTCATAGATCTACAC tTAATGAAGAAGACAATGAGACTGATGTATCTGCAACACCAAAATCAGCAACAAGTGTTAAATTAACTGGAAATACATTTTTTGGACCAGATTTTAATGTTGATGCATTTAGATTGAATGCTGATATTGGTAATGAGGCGGAAGCAAATTCACCAAGAACACCAAAAACTCCAAGTGGtggtaataatagtaattgtGGTGGTAcaagtggtggtggtggtggtaatggtgTTAATTCATCAAGAACTGAACATGAACGTGGACCACGTAAAGTTCTTGAACAACGTAGACAACTTGTTATGATGTTATTTCAAGAACACGGTTATTTTCCAACAACTCAAGCAACTTCATTCTTCCAAACAAAGCACTCTGATATATTTCCACATAAAACAAGTCTTCAACTTAAAATACGTGAAGTTAGACAAAAATTGATGGCAAATCCAACTCCAATGAGTGCAAGTAATTTAGTTAGTCCTTTACCAGCCGCTGAGCCATCACCCAGCGTCActg GACCCTTGACTGCTCCTCCAACGTCTATGGGAGCTCCACCTTCACTGCCTGTTAGCAGTAGTGGTAGCTAG